A region from the Beduinella massiliensis genome encodes:
- a CDS encoding GNAT family N-acetyltransferase, with protein MKIVRMDENNAHLLNTLDARHLVSEVATLRLARGGFSLEYKPLASSVWRRAAENEQITAEGFLGRRDRDVFFGYLEGALCGQMVLAQNWNQMALVLDVRVDIPARRKGLGRELMDVAMDWAGLHGMEGVMVETQDANPAACQFLEHCGFTLCGVDCMLYAGLARKSEKASPLLDSALFYYKMI; from the coding sequence ATGAAGATCGTACGAATGGATGAAAACAACGCCCATCTTTTAAATACGCTGGACGCCCGCCATCTCGTCAGCGAGGTGGCGACGCTGCGGCTTGCGCGCGGCGGTTTTTCGCTGGAATACAAGCCGCTCGCATCCTCTGTGTGGAGGCGGGCCGCGGAGAACGAACAGATTACGGCGGAGGGCTTTCTCGGCCGCCGGGATCGGGACGTCTTTTTCGGCTACCTGGAAGGCGCGCTCTGCGGGCAGATGGTGCTTGCGCAGAACTGGAATCAGATGGCGCTCGTGCTCGATGTACGGGTGGACATCCCCGCCCGCCGCAAGGGCCTGGGGCGCGAGCTCATGGACGTGGCGATGGACTGGGCGGGACTGCACGGCATGGAGGGTGTCATGGTGGAAACACAGGACGCTAACCCCGCTGCATGCCAGTTTTTGGAGCACTGCGGCTTTACGCTTTGCGGCGTGGATTGCATGCTCTACGCGGGGCTGGCGCGAAAGAGCGAAAAGGCGTCCCCTTTGCTGGACAGCGCGCTGTTCTACTATAAGATGATCTGA
- a CDS encoding pseudouridine synthase produces MRLQKYLALCGVASRRKCEEIILEGRVCVDGVKITELGTQVEEGQRVTVDGETVQPEAKKRYILYHKPAGEVTTASDDKGRETVLDRFKSEIPERIYPVGRLDYDSEGLLLLTNDGELAQRLLHPSREVDKVYLARVTGDLSLESIRRLRAGVLLPGESRRTSPAKVRVIRQEAFATVALVTIHEGRNRQVRRMFEAVGHRVLMLRRVQFGPLQLGSLERGQWRELTEEEVARLYEL; encoded by the coding sequence ATGCGTTTACAGAAATATCTGGCGCTTTGTGGCGTCGCCTCCCGCAGAAAATGCGAGGAAATCATCCTGGAAGGCCGCGTCTGCGTGGACGGGGTGAAGATCACCGAGCTGGGTACGCAGGTAGAGGAAGGGCAGCGCGTCACGGTGGACGGCGAAACCGTGCAGCCGGAGGCGAAGAAGCGCTACATTCTTTACCACAAGCCCGCGGGAGAGGTGACGACCGCGAGCGACGACAAGGGGCGCGAGACGGTGCTCGACCGCTTCAAGAGCGAGATCCCGGAGCGCATCTATCCCGTAGGGAGGCTGGATTACGACAGCGAAGGGCTGCTGCTGCTCACGAACGACGGCGAGCTGGCACAGCGGCTGTTGCATCCCAGCCGCGAGGTGGACAAGGTATATCTCGCGCGCGTGACGGGCGACCTGTCTCTTGAGAGCATCCGCCGCCTGCGCGCGGGCGTGCTACTGCCTGGTGAAAGCCGACGCACGTCGCCCGCGAAGGTGCGCGTCATCCGCCAGGAGGCGTTTGCGACGGTGGCGCTGGTGACGATTCACGAGGGACGCAACCGTCAGGTGCGCCGGATGTTTGAGGCGGTCGGCCACCGCGTGCTGATGCTCAGGCGCGTACAGTTCGGCCCGCTGCAGCTGGGCTCTTTGGAGCGCGGGCAGTGGCGTGAGCTGACGGAAGAAGAAGTGGCAAGGCTTTACGAGCTTTGA
- a CDS encoding NUDIX hydrolase N-terminal domain-containing protein, with amino-acid sequence MNERWIDWAKELQFIAQAGLTYGKDPYDQERYTRIRDISAEMIAYQAQMPLETVKKLFCNETGYQTPKIDTRAAVFREGKILLVHERNGDWALPGGWCDVMESVRSNAEKEVLEEAGLSVHAERIIAVQDRNRHNTPAYAYGICKVFVLCSARFGCFRQNVETVESGYFSYGDLPCLSEDKCNREQVKMCFDAFAAGDRWVVPFD; translated from the coding sequence ATGAACGAAAGATGGATCGATTGGGCCAAGGAACTGCAATTCATCGCGCAGGCGGGGCTGACGTATGGCAAGGATCCCTACGATCAGGAGCGCTACACGCGCATCCGGGACATCTCGGCGGAGATGATCGCCTATCAGGCGCAGATGCCGCTGGAAACGGTGAAGAAGCTGTTCTGCAATGAGACGGGATATCAGACGCCCAAGATTGATACGCGAGCGGCTGTCTTTCGAGAAGGGAAGATTCTGCTCGTTCACGAGCGGAACGGGGACTGGGCGCTGCCCGGGGGCTGGTGCGATGTGATGGAGTCCGTCCGCTCCAACGCGGAAAAAGAGGTGCTGGAGGAGGCGGGGCTGAGCGTGCACGCGGAGCGCATCATCGCCGTGCAGGATCGGAACCGTCATAACACGCCCGCCTACGCCTACGGCATCTGCAAAGTGTTCGTGCTGTGCAGCGCGCGCTTCGGCTGTTTCCGACAGAACGTCGAGACGGTGGAAAGCGGCTACTTCTCCTATGGCGACCTGCCGTGCCTTTCGGAGGACAAGTGCAATCGCGAACAGGTGAAGATGTGCTTCGACGCTTTCGCAGCCGGCGACCGTTGGGTCGTCCCATTCGATTGA
- a CDS encoding threonine/serine exporter family protein: MMYFAVSAVSAFFAAGAFALLFHAPRRTVFPSCAIGMAGYLLYVVLAEAGTGAVSCYFFGALLMSALCEMAARRLKMPATVFLSSSLVTLVPGYDLYQLMLSLVQNDGSLAAAHGVAALQGVMAIAAATAVCSVVFRAIKPRKTAAS, encoded by the coding sequence ATGATGTACTTCGCCGTTTCCGCGGTCAGCGCCTTCTTTGCGGCGGGCGCCTTCGCTTTGCTCTTTCATGCGCCCCGGCGCACGGTTTTTCCATCCTGCGCGATCGGCATGGCGGGCTACCTGCTTTACGTCGTGCTGGCCGAGGCGGGCACCGGCGCCGTGTCCTGCTATTTTTTCGGCGCGCTGCTCATGAGCGCCCTTTGCGAAATGGCCGCGCGCAGGCTCAAGATGCCCGCGACCGTGTTTCTTTCCAGTTCTCTGGTAACGCTCGTGCCCGGATACGACCTGTACCAGCTCATGCTCTCCCTCGTGCAGAACGACGGCTCGCTCGCCGCCGCGCACGGCGTCGCGGCTTTGCAGGGCGTCATGGCCATCGCGGCGGCTACCGCCGTCTGCTCCGTCGTCTTTCGGGCGATAAAGCCGCGGAAAACCGCGGCTTCATAA
- a CDS encoding threonine/serine exporter family protein, with protein sequence MSDEKVALRALCLAARIILENGGETYRVEETVMRMAGGLGLREARVVAFPTSLFVTLGTRTITLRVARRGTDLSRLASANDISRHVALGHMDAAEAERALLALAASPAPAQPLLIAASGVCAAMFALMFRGSPAAALVALLTGALSQAVAPCFSKLEMSQLVTNAVGGFLTAFIAVGLNFYFPYHTPNAAIAGGIMPLLSGLLMTNAMRDTMYGDLVSGVSRAVEALLIAATVACGVFVALKFWALFGGL encoded by the coding sequence ATGAGCGACGAAAAGGTTGCGCTGCGCGCGCTGTGTCTGGCGGCGCGCATCATATTGGAAAACGGCGGCGAGACGTACCGCGTGGAGGAAACCGTCATGCGCATGGCGGGCGGACTCGGGCTCAGGGAAGCGCGCGTAGTGGCGTTTCCGACCAGCCTGTTCGTCACCCTCGGCACGCGCACCATTACCCTGCGCGTCGCGCGCCGCGGCACGGATCTGAGCCGCCTCGCGTCGGCCAACGACATTTCGCGCCATGTGGCCCTCGGCCATATGGACGCGGCGGAGGCCGAGCGCGCGCTGCTCGCGCTCGCCGCTTCCCCCGCCCCGGCTCAGCCGCTGCTCATCGCGGCCTCCGGCGTGTGCGCGGCGATGTTCGCCCTGATGTTTCGGGGCAGCCCCGCGGCCGCGCTCGTCGCGCTCCTGACCGGCGCGCTCTCGCAGGCGGTGGCCCCCTGCTTTTCAAAGCTTGAGATGTCGCAGCTCGTCACCAATGCCGTCGGCGGCTTCCTGACCGCCTTCATCGCCGTCGGGCTCAACTTTTATTTCCCCTATCATACCCCGAACGCCGCCATCGCGGGCGGCATCATGCCGCTGCTCTCGGGGCTTTTGATGACCAATGCCATGCGCGACACCATGTACGGCGATCTCGTCTCCGGCGTATCCCGCGCGGTGGAGGCGCTGCTCATCGCGGCGACCGTCGCCTGCGGGGTCTTCGTGGCGCTCAAATTCTGGGCTTTGTTTGGGGGGCTGTAA
- a CDS encoding NusG domain II-containing protein — MKRKDLILILVIAAVALLGMGAARLLEPRDVSQVQVTVDGAVVLNAPLSRDATYEIPQADGSLNVIEVKDGGVRMVEANCRDGVCISQGETRRAARTIVCLPHKLVVQLVPAGEGENAEKAQGAPSDDLDVVVY; from the coding sequence ATGAAGCGAAAAGATCTGATTCTGATTTTAGTGATCGCGGCGGTAGCACTTTTGGGCATGGGTGCTGCGCGTCTGCTGGAGCCCAGGGACGTATCGCAGGTGCAGGTGACGGTGGACGGCGCCGTCGTGCTGAACGCGCCGCTTTCCAGGGACGCCACCTATGAAATCCCGCAGGCCGACGGCAGCCTCAACGTCATCGAGGTGAAGGACGGCGGCGTGCGCATGGTAGAGGCCAACTGCCGCGACGGCGTATGCATTTCGCAGGGCGAGACGCGCCGCGCCGCCCGTACGATCGTCTGCCTGCCGCACAAGCTGGTCGTGCAGCTCGTGCCCGCCGGCGAGGGCGAGAACGCGGAAAAGGCGCAGGGTGCGCCGTCCGACGACCTGGACGTCGTCGTATACTGA
- a CDS encoding acyltransferase family protein gives MHPIKRWREDAGAPVDTRHVGVLDGIRALCIFIVAWYHIWQQSWLWPVLTMGGATLNLDPLVRSGYIWVDAMLLISGFLLYLPYAREMDSPLPSLPETKGFFVRRALRILPSYWLSVFSIFFFVALPQGAYTSGAYMARDLVSHLTFTHVFAFDTYVATQLNVVLWTLAVEVQFYLLFPLLARAFLKRPAAMYAAMVGASFLYRGLVSVFCADTTLLVNQLPAFFDVYANGFLAASIFVKLSKDFRHSAYSRMLFSALSVMLLCALWRIVVRQAGAGSHEVIRLLQMRNRFSLSAVLSAFIICSANAGLLWRSLFSNRLMRYFSAVSFNFYIWHQYLAVKLREWGIPHSASLEPNVDGEMPWQWQYTLLCFFLALAVSTVITYAFERPIARRGARMYEAHRTQKKQGRIDRTSVGA, from the coding sequence ATGCATCCGATCAAACGGTGGCGGGAAGACGCCGGGGCCCCCGTCGATACGCGCCACGTGGGCGTGCTCGACGGCATCCGGGCGCTGTGCATCTTCATCGTCGCATGGTATCATATCTGGCAGCAGTCGTGGCTTTGGCCGGTGCTGACCATGGGGGGCGCGACGCTGAATCTGGATCCGCTCGTGCGCTCAGGTTATATCTGGGTGGACGCGATGCTGCTCATCAGCGGCTTTTTGCTCTACCTGCCTTATGCGAGGGAGATGGACAGCCCCCTGCCCAGCCTGCCGGAGACGAAGGGCTTTTTCGTTCGCCGTGCGCTGCGCATCCTGCCCTCGTACTGGCTCTCTGTCTTTTCGATCTTTTTCTTCGTGGCGCTGCCCCAGGGCGCGTATACCTCCGGCGCTTACATGGCGCGCGACCTCGTCAGCCACCTGACATTTACGCACGTGTTTGCGTTCGACACCTACGTAGCTACGCAGCTCAACGTCGTGCTGTGGACGCTCGCCGTCGAGGTGCAGTTCTATCTGCTCTTTCCGCTCCTGGCCCGGGCATTTTTGAAGCGTCCCGCCGCCATGTACGCGGCGATGGTGGGCGCATCCTTCCTATACAGGGGGCTCGTGTCCGTCTTTTGCGCGGATACGACATTGCTGGTCAACCAACTGCCCGCGTTCTTTGACGTGTACGCGAACGGCTTTCTCGCGGCGTCGATTTTCGTGAAGCTGTCCAAGGACTTTCGCCATTCAGCCTACAGCCGCATGCTCTTCTCGGCGCTGTCGGTCATGCTGCTTTGCGCGCTGTGGCGCATCGTGGTGCGTCAGGCCGGTGCGGGCTCGCACGAGGTCATCCGGCTCTTGCAGATGCGCAACCGCTTTTCTCTGAGCGCGGTGCTTTCCGCGTTCATTATCTGCAGCGCGAACGCCGGTCTGCTGTGGCGCAGCCTGTTTTCAAACCGTTTGATGCGATATTTTTCGGCAGTTTCGTTTAACTTTTACATCTGGCACCAATACCTTGCGGTCAAGCTGCGCGAGTGGGGTATTCCGCACTCCGCTTCGCTGGAACCGAACGTGGATGGGGAGATGCCCTGGCAGTGGCAGTACACGCTGCTTTGCTTCTTCCTGGCGCTTGCCGTCTCCACGGTCATCACCTACGCATTTGAGCGCCCCATCGCGCGCCGCGGCGCGCGCATGTACGAAGCCCACAGGACGCAAAAGAAGCAGGGCAGGATAGACAGGACGAGCGTCGGCGCATAA
- a CDS encoding aminopeptidase codes for MQDPRIEKLAKNIVRYACDVQPGENVLIENTGFERDFVTALVREIYAAGGNPFVDIKDPAVNRALMMNCSEPQLELMAKVESLRMENMQAYIGIRAGDNMMETGDVPGDKQQLSARLYSHPVHSLIRVPHTKWVVLRYPTPSMAQSAGMSTEAFEDHYFNVCNLDYAKMSRAMDALVARMERAETVHIVGKGTDLTFSIKGMPAIKCDGKLNIPDGEVFTAPVKDSVNGTLTYNTASLYQGTTFENVCLTFEGGKIVKATANDTEKVNRVFDTDEGARYVGEFAIGVNPYITSAIKDTLFDEKIAGSFHFTPGNCYDECPNGNKSAIHWDLVCIQTPEYGGGEMYFDGELIRRDGLFVPQDLQCLNPDALK; via the coding sequence ATGCAGGACCCGAGAATTGAAAAGCTGGCGAAGAACATCGTGCGCTACGCGTGCGACGTGCAGCCGGGGGAGAACGTGCTCATCGAGAACACGGGCTTTGAACGCGATTTCGTGACCGCGCTGGTGCGCGAAATCTACGCGGCGGGCGGCAATCCCTTTGTGGACATCAAGGACCCCGCGGTCAACCGCGCGCTGATGATGAACTGCAGCGAGCCGCAGCTCGAGCTTATGGCGAAGGTGGAAAGCCTGCGCATGGAGAACATGCAGGCCTATATCGGCATCCGCGCGGGCGACAACATGATGGAAACCGGCGACGTGCCCGGGGACAAGCAGCAGCTCAGCGCGCGGCTTTACAGTCATCCGGTGCACAGCCTGATTCGTGTGCCGCACACCAAGTGGGTGGTGCTGCGCTACCCGACGCCTTCCATGGCGCAGTCCGCCGGTATGTCTACCGAGGCGTTCGAGGACCACTACTTCAACGTCTGCAACCTCGATTACGCGAAGATGAGCCGCGCGATGGACGCGCTGGTCGCGCGCATGGAGCGGGCGGAAACGGTGCACATCGTTGGCAAGGGAACGGATCTCACGTTCTCCATCAAGGGCATGCCCGCAATCAAGTGCGACGGCAAGCTGAACATCCCGGACGGTGAGGTGTTCACCGCTCCGGTGAAGGACAGCGTGAACGGCACCCTCACCTACAATACGGCGAGTCTGTACCAGGGGACGACGTTTGAAAACGTCTGCCTGACCTTTGAGGGCGGCAAGATCGTCAAGGCGACGGCGAACGACACGGAAAAGGTCAACAGGGTGTTCGATACGGACGAAGGCGCGCGCTACGTGGGCGAATTCGCCATCGGCGTCAACCCTTACATCACCAGCGCTATCAAGGATACGCTCTTCGACGAAAAGATTGCGGGCTCCTTCCACTTTACCCCCGGCAACTGCTACGACGAGTGCCCCAACGGCAACAAAAGCGCCATCCACTGGGATCTCGTGTGCATCCAGACCCCGGAGTACGGCGGGGGAGAAATGTACTTCGACGGCGAGCTGATCCGCAGGGACGGCCTGTTCGTGCCGCAGGATCTGCAGTGCCTCAACCCGGACGCGCTCAAGTGA
- the gap gene encoding type I glyceraldehyde-3-phosphate dehydrogenase: MVRVAINGFGRIGRLAFRQMFDAEGYEVVAINDLTSPKMLAHLLKYDTAQGSYKLKDTVSSKEPVFEEDGKTVKVPGSITVNGKEITIYAKPKANELPWGELDVDVVLECTGFYTSKAKAMAHVEAGAKKVVISAPAGNDLPTVVFSVNENILTKEDKVISAASCTTNCLAPMAKALNDKYPIVSGIMTTVHAYTGDQMILDGPQRKGDLRRARAGAQNIVPNSTGAAKAIGLVIPELNGKLIGSAQRVPVPTGSTTILVAVVKGKDVSKDSINAAMKAQASASFGYNTDEIVSSDVIGSTYGSLFDSTQTMVTKIDDDTYQVQVVSWYDNENSYTSQMVRTIKYFAELG, from the coding sequence ATGGTTAGAGTAGCTATCAATGGTTTCGGCCGCATCGGCCGTCTGGCGTTCCGTCAGATGTTTGACGCCGAGGGCTATGAAGTTGTCGCCATCAATGACCTGACCAGCCCCAAGATGCTGGCTCATTTGCTCAAGTATGACACCGCGCAGGGCAGCTACAAGCTCAAGGACACCGTGTCTTCCAAGGAGCCCGTCTTTGAAGAGGACGGCAAGACCGTGAAGGTTCCGGGTTCGATCACCGTCAACGGCAAGGAGATTACCATCTACGCCAAGCCCAAGGCGAACGAACTGCCCTGGGGTGAGCTGGACGTGGACGTCGTGCTGGAGTGCACGGGCTTCTACACCAGCAAGGCGAAGGCCATGGCGCATGTCGAAGCCGGCGCCAAGAAGGTCGTCATTTCCGCGCCCGCGGGCAACGATCTGCCCACCGTCGTCTTCTCCGTCAACGAGAACATCCTGACCAAGGAAGACAAGGTCATCTCTGCGGCGTCCTGCACCACCAACTGCCTCGCGCCCATGGCCAAGGCTCTGAACGACAAGTATCCGATCGTCTCGGGCATCATGACCACAGTGCATGCGTACACCGGCGATCAGATGATTCTGGACGGCCCGCAGCGCAAGGGTGATCTTCGCCGTGCTCGTGCCGGCGCGCAGAACATCGTGCCCAACAGCACCGGCGCCGCCAAGGCGATCGGCCTGGTCATCCCGGAACTCAACGGCAAGCTGATCGGCTCCGCGCAGCGCGTTCCGGTTCCCACGGGCTCGACCACCATTCTGGTCGCGGTCGTCAAGGGCAAGGACGTCAGCAAGGATTCCATCAACGCCGCGATGAAGGCGCAGGCTTCTGCGTCCTTCGGCTACAACACGGACGAGATCGTCTCTTCCGACGTGATCGGTTCGACCTATGGCTCGCTGTTTGATTCCACCCAGACCATGGTCACCAAGATCGACGACGACACCTATCAGGTGCAGGTCGTGTCCTGGTATGACAACGAGAACAGCTACACCAGCCAGATGGTTCGCACCATCAAGTACTTCGCAGAGCTGGGCTGA
- a CDS encoding FGGY-family carbohydrate kinase, with translation MDRQRAIENGETVLGIELGSTRIKAVLIGHDHEPIASGSHAWENKLENGIWTYSLEDVWSGLQDCYRDLKDDVQKKYGARLRRVGAIGISAMMHGYLAFDAQGELLTPFRTWRNTTTAQAAAELTELFSFNVPQRWSVAHLYQAILNDEAHVGKIAFITTLSGYVHWKLTGRRVLGIGDASGMFPIDSDALDFDARMVELLDERLIPRGFTWKLGDILPQVLCAGDEAGVLTEAGARLLDVSGELEAGIPLCPPEGDAGTGMAATNSVGVRTGNVSAGTSIFAMIVLERALSRVHTEIDMVTTPSGAPVAMAHCNNCTSDLNAWVNLFGEFAQEMGLEADAGALFGTLYRKALEADADCGGLVAYNYVSGEPITELEEGRPLFLRTPDSRFTLANFMRAHLYAALATLKIGMDILAEEEVKIDQIFGHGGLFKTKGVGQQMMAAALNAPVSVMETAGEGGAWGIALLAAYRMHREPGEKLEDYLDRRVFAGKACETLAPLAEDVSGFVRYMRRYEACIPVEKAATDCLR, from the coding sequence ATGGACAGGCAACGTGCGATAGAAAACGGCGAAACGGTTCTGGGCATTGAACTCGGATCGACTAGAATCAAGGCGGTGCTGATCGGGCACGATCACGAACCGATCGCCTCGGGCAGCCATGCGTGGGAAAACAAGCTGGAAAACGGCATCTGGACGTACAGTCTGGAAGACGTGTGGAGCGGACTTCAGGATTGCTACCGCGATTTGAAGGATGACGTGCAGAAAAAGTACGGCGCAAGGCTCCGGCGTGTCGGAGCCATCGGCATCAGCGCTATGATGCACGGATATCTGGCCTTTGACGCGCAGGGAGAGTTGCTGACGCCCTTTCGTACTTGGCGCAACACCACCACCGCGCAGGCGGCGGCCGAGCTGACGGAGCTGTTTAGCTTTAACGTTCCCCAGCGCTGGAGCGTGGCGCATTTGTATCAGGCGATTCTCAATGACGAGGCGCACGTGGGCAAGATCGCTTTCATCACCACGCTCTCAGGCTATGTGCACTGGAAGCTCACCGGCAGGCGCGTACTGGGCATCGGCGATGCCTCTGGAATGTTTCCGATTGACAGCGATGCGCTCGATTTCGACGCACGCATGGTGGAGCTGCTGGACGAAAGGTTGATCCCGCGCGGCTTTACCTGGAAGCTTGGGGACATTCTGCCCCAAGTGCTCTGCGCGGGAGACGAGGCGGGCGTCCTCACGGAGGCGGGCGCGCGCCTGCTGGACGTCTCGGGAGAGCTTGAGGCGGGCATCCCGCTTTGTCCACCGGAAGGGGATGCGGGAACGGGCATGGCGGCGACCAACAGCGTAGGCGTGCGCACGGGCAACGTTTCTGCGGGCACCTCGATCTTTGCGATGATCGTGCTGGAGCGCGCGCTTTCGCGGGTGCATACGGAGATCGACATGGTGACGACCCCATCTGGCGCGCCGGTTGCCATGGCGCACTGCAACAACTGCACGTCGGACCTGAACGCATGGGTCAATCTGTTCGGGGAGTTTGCGCAGGAGATGGGGCTGGAGGCCGACGCGGGCGCGCTCTTCGGCACGCTTTACCGCAAGGCGCTGGAGGCGGATGCCGACTGCGGCGGGCTTGTCGCCTACAACTACGTATCGGGCGAGCCGATTACCGAGCTGGAGGAGGGGCGGCCGCTCTTCCTGCGCACGCCGGACAGCCGTTTCACGCTCGCAAACTTCATGCGTGCGCACCTATACGCGGCGCTGGCAACGCTGAAGATCGGCATGGACATCTTGGCGGAGGAAGAAGTAAAGATCGATCAGATCTTTGGACACGGCGGCCTGTTCAAGACGAAGGGCGTCGGCCAGCAAATGATGGCGGCTGCGCTGAACGCGCCGGTTTCCGTGATGGAGACGGCGGGCGAGGGCGGCGCGTGGGGCATCGCTCTGCTAGCAGCCTATCGAATGCATCGAGAGCCGGGGGAGAAGCTGGAGGATTACCTCGACCGACGGGTGTTCGCGGGCAAGGCGTGCGAGACGCTCGCGCCCTTGGCGGAAGACGTATCGGGCTTTGTACGGTATATGCGCCGGTACGAGGCCTGTATCCCGGTCGAAAAGGCCGCGACCGATTGCCTGCGCTGA
- a CDS encoding L-ribulose-5-phosphate 4-epimerase AraD, whose translation MLKTLREQVYEANMLLPRHGLVTFTWGNVSGIDRQQGLFVIKPSGVPYEELTPEKLVVVDLDGRKAEGELNPSSDTPTHVEIYRGFAQAGGVVHTHSRWATIWAQAGRDIPAYGTTHADTFYGSIPCVPALSRAQVERAYERETGLAIVSYFEEKGLNPQFVPGALLYTHGPFAWGADALEALHNAVVLEEVAMMAWHTEALPCASPRPDMPDYIKDKHFLRKHGPNAYYGQR comes from the coding sequence ATGCTCAAGACGCTCAGAGAGCAGGTGTACGAGGCGAACATGTTGCTGCCTAGGCACGGCCTCGTGACCTTTACGTGGGGCAACGTGTCCGGCATCGACCGACAGCAGGGGCTTTTTGTCATCAAGCCCTCCGGCGTGCCGTACGAAGAGCTGACGCCGGAAAAACTGGTGGTCGTGGATCTGGATGGGCGGAAGGCGGAAGGAGAACTGAACCCCTCTTCCGATACGCCGACGCACGTGGAAATCTACCGGGGCTTTGCGCAGGCGGGTGGCGTGGTTCACACGCATTCGCGCTGGGCGACGATCTGGGCGCAGGCGGGACGGGATATTCCGGCCTATGGGACGACGCACGCGGATACGTTCTACGGCAGCATTCCTTGTGTCCCCGCGCTCTCACGTGCGCAGGTGGAGCGGGCATACGAGCGCGAAACAGGCTTGGCCATCGTCTCATATTTCGAGGAAAAAGGGTTGAATCCCCAGTTTGTGCCCGGCGCGCTGCTCTATACCCACGGTCCCTTTGCCTGGGGAGCGGACGCGCTGGAGGCGCTGCACAACGCGGTGGTGCTCGAAGAGGTCGCGATGATGGCATGGCATACCGAGGCGCTGCCCTGTGCGTCGCCGCGCCCGGATATGCCGGACTACATCAAGGACAAGCACTTCCTTCGCAAGCACGGCCCGAACGCCTATTATGGGCAGCGATGA
- a CDS encoding TIM barrel protein, with the protein MKLSVFYDHLLEGAAQRSISLSQALCEVRAAGIECVELDFDAVSADPKGLRATLQSANLQAGSLYGFFDFGHQNQSARARALLDCADDMGARYVLAVPGFLEPVDDEVACMARMDESLHSLCAEASARGITVLMEDFDSISAPYATARQLRRFLDAVPDLRCALDTGNFLYSGEDVLNAFPLLANRIRYVHLKDRARSPRPGEKGVPDAKGCMLYSASVGMGVIPIAECLRQLFAIGYDGTLAIEHFGSPDQLGDIGRSAAFVRALL; encoded by the coding sequence ATGAAGCTATCCGTCTTTTACGATCACCTCCTCGAGGGCGCAGCCCAGCGCAGCATTTCGCTTTCGCAGGCGCTATGCGAGGTACGCGCTGCCGGCATCGAATGCGTAGAGCTCGACTTTGACGCCGTGTCCGCCGACCCGAAGGGACTGCGTGCGACGCTTCAAAGCGCGAATTTGCAGGCGGGCAGTCTCTACGGCTTCTTCGATTTCGGCCATCAAAATCAATCAGCCCGTGCCCGCGCGCTACTCGATTGCGCCGACGACATGGGCGCGCGATATGTGCTCGCCGTCCCTGGATTTCTGGAACCAGTCGACGATGAAGTGGCGTGCATGGCCCGCATGGACGAATCGCTGCACAGCCTTTGCGCCGAGGCGTCCGCGCGCGGCATCACCGTATTGATGGAGGACTTCGACAGCATCTCCGCGCCCTACGCCACCGCTCGCCAGCTCCGCCGATTTCTCGACGCCGTACCCGATCTCCGCTGCGCGCTGGATACGGGCAATTTTCTCTATTCTGGCGAGGACGTGCTGAACGCCTTCCCCCTCTTGGCTAACCGTATTCGCTACGTGCACTTGAAGGACCGCGCGCGCAGTCCGCGTCCGGGCGAAAAGGGCGTACCTGACGCCAAAGGCTGCATGCTCTACAGCGCCAGCGTGGGCATGGGCGTCATCCCGATAGCCGAATGCCTGCGGCAGCTTTTTGCGATCGGCTACGACGGCACGCTCGCCATCGAGCACTTCGGCTCGCCCGACCAGCTTGGAGATATCGGGCGCTCCGCCGCGTTCGTGCGCGCGCTGCTCTGA